A genomic segment from Vespula pensylvanica isolate Volc-1 chromosome 25, ASM1446617v1, whole genome shotgun sequence encodes:
- the LOC122637266 gene encoding POU domain protein CF1A, producing the protein MAATTYMPVSSAVSAELDGGSGTTIGMNIAVGGYSSGSPRSAADAGEMKYMPAPQHHHHHHHHHQVTSSPSPNGLSHPAASLSSANPWVSLQPGSDPWAASMGMHHTSHHPHHHPHQANASLDVKPLTAAAAAVNADQGMHHRGPHQSPGMASPHSWHAPVVPSAHYNPSGGAASPTTLQQYHAAMNGMLHQHSHQHPHQLHNHQAGLPHHLRDAHNHSPPTGHPLHPGHPLDRDHSAGEEDTPTSDDLEAFAKQFKQRRIKLGFTQADVGLALGTLYGNVFSQTTICRFEALQLSFKNMCKLKPLLQKWLEEADSTTGSPTSIDKIAAQGRKRKKRTSIEVSVKGALEQHFHKQPKPSAQEITTLADSLQLEKEVVRVWFCNRRQKEKRMTPPNTLGDGIMEGMPPGHQGQGGLHQGYHPQDHLHGSPMGHSHSPPMLSPQGLTAHSLAAH; encoded by the coding sequence ATGGCCGCTACCACGTACATGCCGGTTAGTAGCGCAGTGTCGGCCGAGCTGGATGGTGGTTCGGGTACAACAATCGGGATGAACATCGCCGTGGGTGGCTATTCCTCGGGCTCGCCCCGCAGCGCCGCCGACGCCGGCGAGATGAAGTATATGCCGGCGCCgcagcatcatcatcatcaccaccatcatcaccaggTGACGTCGTCCCCGTCGCCGAACGGACTCTCGCATCCGGCGGCGAGCCTCTCCTCGGCTAACCCATGGGTCAGCTTGCAACCCGGTAGCGACCCTTGGGCAGCCTCGATGGGGATGCATCACACGAGTCATCATCCTCACCATCATCCCCATCAGGCTAACGCGAGTCTAGATGTGAAACCTTTAACGGCCGCCGCCGCGGCGGTGAACGCCGATCAGGGCATGCACCATCGCGGCCCTCATCAATCCCCTGGAATGGCGTCGCCGCATTCCTGGCACGCGCCCGTCGTACCCTCGGCTCATTACAATCCGAGCGGCGGCGCGGCGTCCCCGACTACCCTCCAACAGTACCACGCGGCGATGAACGGCATGCTGCACCAACACTCTCACCAGCATCCCCATCAGCTGCACAATCACCAGGCCGGCCTTCCTCATCATCTCAGGGACGCCCACAATCACAGTCCGCCGACGGGTCATCCGCTTCACCCGGGACATCCCCTCGACAGGGATCACAGTGCCGGCGAGGAGGACACGCCGACGTCCGACGATCTCGAGGCGTTCGCGAAACAATTCAAACAGAGACGCATCAAGCTCGGTTTTACCCAAGCCGACGTTGGCCTCGCGCTCGGTACCCTTTACGGCAACGTATTCTCGCAAACGACGATATGCAGGTTCGAGGCGTTGCAGCTGAGCTTCAAGAACATGTGCAAGCTGAAACCTCTTTTACAAAAGTGGCTCGAGGAGGCGGACTCGACGACGGGCTCGCCTACGAGCATCGACAAGATCGCGGCGCAAGGTAGAAagcgaaagaagagaacgtcGATCGAGGTCTCGGTTAAGGGTGCTTTGGAGCAACACTTTCACAAACAGCCGAAACCGTCGGCCCAAGAAATCACGACGCTGGCCGACAGTCTGCAGCTCGAAAAGGAAGTCGTAAGGGTATGGTTCTGTAACCGAcggcaaaaggaaaagaggatgaCGCCGCCTAACACGCTCGGCGACGGCATCATGGAAGGCATGCCGCCGGGTCATCAGGGACAGGGTGGCCTCCATCAGGGATATCACCCGCAGGATCACCTACACGGCTCGCCCATGGGCCATAGCCACAGTCCCCCGATGCTAAGTCCTCAAGGTCTTACGGCCCACTCGTTGGCGGCTCACTAG